From one Lolium rigidum isolate FL_2022 chromosome 4, APGP_CSIRO_Lrig_0.1, whole genome shotgun sequence genomic stretch:
- the LOC124708096 gene encoding FCS-Like Zinc finger 10-like: MMLRRVVTDPAVAGAKCGTLDSDSMARSPRSPLDLRAFAALGGSLLRSPRSPRSWDSQRVGLGSLVDTLAEPAADAKNRLLGYQMRPTKLQCLAKSYASLPKDCGYGQPELGVAAGAGGMSVPCTRFYGDVKSGPEVTGGSRLGFSSHSVDLAKFPASGSLPVSIGGPRRYIGSVSAMEVEQSEDYTCIIAHGSNPKTTRIFGDCILEPCPLLVPDWESKETEEAELYWLVKGPGDADEEFMRVCFSCNRNLDGDESCIFRSGNAFCGGCCKDQIILNEEEEEINPAASSPSSASSTLPFHEEDIFIDGVVSGRADMTSVSSDT; this comes from the exons aTGATGCTGAGGAGGGTGGTGACCGACCCCGCCGTCGCGGGGGCCAAGTGCGGGACGCTGGACTCCGACTCCATGGCGCGCAGCCCGAGGTCGCCGCTCGACCTCAGGGCCTTCGCAGCACTCGGCGGCTCCCTGCTCCGGTCGCCGCGCTCGCCCAGGAGCTGGGACTCCCAGCGCGTCGGTCTAGGCAGCCTCGTCGACACCCTCGCCGAGCCTGCCGCCGACGCCAAGAACCGCCTGCTCGGGTACCAGATGCGGCCAACAAAGCTGCAATGCCTTGCTAAATCCTACGCCTCCCTGCCCAAAGACTGCGGATACGGCCAGCCGGAGCTCGGGGTTGCCGCTGGCGCCGGGGGCATGTCAGTTCCCTGCACTAGGTTCTACGGGGATGTGAAGTCTGGTCCAGAGGTCACCGGTGGTTCTCGGCTCGGCTTCAGTAGCCACTCGGTCGACCTTGCCAAGTTCCCGGCGTCCGGGTCGCTGCCGGTGTCGATTGGTGGCCCGCGCCGGTACATCGGGTCGGTGTCGGCGATGGAGGTCGAGCAGTCGGAGGATTACACCTGCATCATAGCTCACGGCTCCAATCCAAAGACAACCCGCATTTTTGGGGACTGCATCTTGGAGCCCTGCCCTCTTCTTGTGCCTGACTGGGAGAGCAAGGAGACCGAAGAGGCCGAGTTGTACTGGCTGGTGAAGGGGCCgggcgacgctgacgaggagttcATGCGCGTCTGCTTCTCTTGCAACAGGAATCTGGATGGCGATGAATCTTGCATCTTTCG CAGTGGGAATGCATTTTGTGGTGGCTGCTGCAAAGACCAAATAATCCtgaatgaagaggaagaggagatcaATCCTGCAGCCTCCTCTCCCAGCTCAGCTAGCTCAACATTGCCGTTCCACGAGGAAGACATCTTCATCGATGGAGTGGTGAGTGGTCGTGCTGATATGACCTCCGTCTCCTCCGATACCTGA